Proteins from a single region of Electrophorus electricus isolate fEleEle1 chromosome 5, fEleEle1.pri, whole genome shotgun sequence:
- the zp3d.2 gene encoding zona pellucida sperm-binding protein 3d.2 isoform X4 produces MRYQKGAQWNRLSPSEGYTIGHPMYFEAKVPSVAEGERLFVHSCHVNMNSSLFSMPQVIIIDNYGCIIDSKNNSRSRFIESTKNVVRFSVEAFVFQGSLTKHLYMHCEMSVKSEIPTATSKFCTCNQNKNRWEELYGFNTVCSCCSSTCLYSAPIAFNKTISSESWSMTGEEDAGDGDTAIAWENRLSAVPEWQTNESHVFKEMFGLN; encoded by the exons ATGCGGTACCAAAAGGGAG ccCAGTGGAACAGGCTATCCCCCTCTGAGGGTTACACCATCGGTCACCCCATGTACTTTGAAGCCAAGGTTCCCTCTGTCGCAGAAGGTGAAAGGTTGTTTGTGCATTCCTGCCATGTGAACATGAACAGCTCTCTCTTCTCCATGCCACAAGTTATCATCATAGACAACTATGG gtgCATAATTGATAGCAAGAACAATAGTCGGTCAAGATTCATAGAGAGCACGAAGAATGTTGTGAGGTTTTCTGTGGAAGCCTTTGTGTTCCAAGGAAGCCTTACAAAG CATCTGTACATGCATTGTGAAATGTCTGTCAAGAGTGAAATTCCAACAGCAACTTCCAAGTTCTGTACttgtaaccaaaacaaaaacag ATGGGAAGAGCTCTACGGTTTCAACACAGTCTGCTCTTGCTGCAGCTCAACATGTCTCTATAGTGCCCCCATTG CATTCAACAAAACCATCAGTAGCGAGAGCTGGTCCATGACTGGAGAAGAGGATGCTGGGGACGGAGACACTGCGATCGCATGGGAGAATCGCCTGAGTGCAGTGCCAGAATGGCAAACAAATGAGTCACATGTGTTCAAGGAGATGTTTGGGTTGAACTGA
- the fli1rs gene encoding fli-1 proto-oncogene, ETS transcription factor-related sequence isoform X2, which translates to MDCTIKEALSVVSEDQSIFEPAFGSAQAMHMKGEITSPVQGVFRQGSEESSESTEPDWTATGTSNPTKRAEHINGASRQSPVECSGTRRSRHISSTDGAQLPYQASYPEPRTSPQSATPPSSTTEEKRVIVPADPEVWTQDHVRQWVEWAIKEYSLVDVDVSLFLPLDGKALCKMTKEDMMRMTSIYNTDILISHLNYLRQSSPTFSYPTTPTNTQPQPRLQVKVENSYEEISRRNSWSSSAMPAITKGSPVEQQHNSRITEPPPRLAPDPYQTLSSLSSRLANPGSGQIQLWQFLLELLSDSSNSSIIMWEGTNGEFKMTDPDEVAKRWGERKSKPNMNYDKLSRALRYYYDKNIMTKVHGKRYAYKFDFQGISQAHQNHPTEGNMIKFPQDVSYIQAYHSHQPKVNFVSGHSGPMPMYSGNYFGTPSTSWNSATGVVYPSSPMPRHPGTHSHLNSYY; encoded by the exons GAAGCCCTGTCGGTGGTGAGTGAGGACCAGTCCATTTTCGAGCCAGCATTCGGCAGTGCCCAGGCCATGCACATGAAGGGAGAGATCACATCGCCAGTGCAGGGTGTGTTCCGGCAGGGGTCAGAGGAGAGCTCTGAGTCCACCGAGCCTGATTGGACAGCCACAGGGACCTCTAACCCTACAAAGAGAGCTGAACACATCAATGGAGCCAG TCGGCAATCTCCGGTCGAGTGCAGTGGGACAAGACGCAGCCGCCACATTAGCAGCACCGATGGAGCACAGTTGCCCTACCAGGCCTCATACCCGGAGCCACGCACAAGCCCTCAGTCTGCCACGCCACCCAGCAGCACCACTGAAGAGAAGAGGGTGATTGTTCCAGCAG ATCCCGAGGTGTGGACACAGGACCATGTACGACAGTGGGTGGAGTGGGCGATTAAGGAATACAGTCTGGTGGATGTGGACGTGTCCCTGTTCCTCCCACTGGATGGCAAAGCACTCTGTAAGATGACCAAGGAAGACATGATGCGCATGACGTCTATCTATAACACAGACATCCTCATTTCACACCTCAACTACCTCCGGCAAA GTAGTCCTACCTTCTCGTATCCAACCACcccaaccaacacacagccacaaccCAGACTACAGGTTAAAGTGG AAAACAGCTATGAGGAGATCAGCAGAAGAAACAGTTGGTCATCAAGTGCCATGCCAGCAATTACTAAAG GTTCTCCAGTAGAGCAGCAGCACAATAGCAGGATTACAGAACCTCCACCGAGGCTCGCTCCAG ACCCTTACCAAACACTCAGTTCACTCAGCAGCCGACTTGCAAATCCAG GCTCGGGTCAGATCCAGCTTTGGCAGTTCTTGCTGGAGTTGCTCTCCGACAGCTCCAACAGCAGCATCATAATGTGGGAGGGCACCAACGGTGAGTTCAAGATGACCGACCCGGACGAAGTAGCCAAGCGCTGGGGTGAGCGCAAGAGCAAGCCCAACATGAACTACGACAAGCTGAGTCGCGCACTCCGTTACTACTATGACAAGAACATCATGACCAAGGTGCATGGCAAGCGCTATGCCTATAAGTTTGACTTCCAGGGCATCTCCCAAGCACACCAGAACCATCCAACAGAGGGCAACATGATTAAATTTCCGCAGGACGTATCATATATTCAGGCTTACCATAGCCACCAGCCTAAAGTGAACTTCGTGAGCGGACACTCTGGCCCTATGCCCATGTATTCTGGGAACTATTTTGGGACACCTTCCACCTCCTGGAACTCAGCAACTGGGGTGGTGTATCCCAGCTCACCAATGCCCCGTCATCCAGGCACCCACTCGCATTTGAACTCTTATTACTAA
- the zp3d.2 gene encoding zona pellucida sperm-binding protein 3d.2 isoform X2, which yields MSHEELNCMMLASFPMGRLTKLHFTAQWNRLSPSEGYTIGHPMYFEAKVPSVAEGERLFVHSCHVNMNSSLFSMPQVIIIDNYGCIIDSKNNSRSRFIESTKNVVRFSVEAFVFQGSLTKHLYMHCEMSVKSEIPTATSKFCTCNQNKNRWEELYGFNTVCSCCSSTCLYSAPIAFNKTISSESWSMTGEEDAGDGDTAIAWENRLSAVPEWQTNESHVFKEMFGLN from the exons ATGTCACATGAGGAGCTAAACTGCATGATGTTAGCTAGCTTTCCAATGGGAAGGTTGACTAAATTGCATTTTACAG ccCAGTGGAACAGGCTATCCCCCTCTGAGGGTTACACCATCGGTCACCCCATGTACTTTGAAGCCAAGGTTCCCTCTGTCGCAGAAGGTGAAAGGTTGTTTGTGCATTCCTGCCATGTGAACATGAACAGCTCTCTCTTCTCCATGCCACAAGTTATCATCATAGACAACTATGG gtgCATAATTGATAGCAAGAACAATAGTCGGTCAAGATTCATAGAGAGCACGAAGAATGTTGTGAGGTTTTCTGTGGAAGCCTTTGTGTTCCAAGGAAGCCTTACAAAG CATCTGTACATGCATTGTGAAATGTCTGTCAAGAGTGAAATTCCAACAGCAACTTCCAAGTTCTGTACttgtaaccaaaacaaaaacag ATGGGAAGAGCTCTACGGTTTCAACACAGTCTGCTCTTGCTGCAGCTCAACATGTCTCTATAGTGCCCCCATTG CATTCAACAAAACCATCAGTAGCGAGAGCTGGTCCATGACTGGAGAAGAGGATGCTGGGGACGGAGACACTGCGATCGCATGGGAGAATCGCCTGAGTGCAGTGCCAGAATGGCAAACAAATGAGTCACATGTGTTCAAGGAGATGTTTGGGTTGAACTGA
- the fli1rs gene encoding fli-1 proto-oncogene, ETS transcription factor-related sequence isoform X3, producing MEILKRNEIRPEALSVVSEDQSIFEPAFGSAQAMHMKGEITSPVQGVFRQGSEESSESTEPDWTATGTSNPTKRAEHINGASRQSPVECSGTRRSRHISSTDGAQLPYQASYPEPRTSPQSATPPSSTTEEKRVIVPADPEVWTQDHVRQWVEWAIKEYSLVDVDVSLFLPLDGKALCKMTKEDMMRMTSIYNTDILISHLNYLRQSSPTFSYPTTPTNTQPQPRLQVKVENSYEEISRRNSWSSSAMPAITKGSPVEQQHNSRITEPPPRLAPDPYQTLSSLSSRLANPGSGQIQLWQFLLELLSDSSNSSIIMWEGTNGSTL from the exons GAAGCCCTGTCGGTGGTGAGTGAGGACCAGTCCATTTTCGAGCCAGCATTCGGCAGTGCCCAGGCCATGCACATGAAGGGAGAGATCACATCGCCAGTGCAGGGTGTGTTCCGGCAGGGGTCAGAGGAGAGCTCTGAGTCCACCGAGCCTGATTGGACAGCCACAGGGACCTCTAACCCTACAAAGAGAGCTGAACACATCAATGGAGCCAG TCGGCAATCTCCGGTCGAGTGCAGTGGGACAAGACGCAGCCGCCACATTAGCAGCACCGATGGAGCACAGTTGCCCTACCAGGCCTCATACCCGGAGCCACGCACAAGCCCTCAGTCTGCCACGCCACCCAGCAGCACCACTGAAGAGAAGAGGGTGATTGTTCCAGCAG ATCCCGAGGTGTGGACACAGGACCATGTACGACAGTGGGTGGAGTGGGCGATTAAGGAATACAGTCTGGTGGATGTGGACGTGTCCCTGTTCCTCCCACTGGATGGCAAAGCACTCTGTAAGATGACCAAGGAAGACATGATGCGCATGACGTCTATCTATAACACAGACATCCTCATTTCACACCTCAACTACCTCCGGCAAA GTAGTCCTACCTTCTCGTATCCAACCACcccaaccaacacacagccacaaccCAGACTACAGGTTAAAGTGG AAAACAGCTATGAGGAGATCAGCAGAAGAAACAGTTGGTCATCAAGTGCCATGCCAGCAATTACTAAAG GTTCTCCAGTAGAGCAGCAGCACAATAGCAGGATTACAGAACCTCCACCGAGGCTCGCTCCAG ACCCTTACCAAACACTCAGTTCACTCAGCAGCCGACTTGCAAATCCAG GCTCGGGTCAGATCCAGCTTTGGCAGTTCTTGCTGGAGTTGCTCTCCGACAGCTCCAACAGCAGCATCATAATGTGGGAGGGCACCAACG GTTCCACACTGTGA
- the fli1rs gene encoding fli-1 proto-oncogene, ETS transcription factor-related sequence isoform X1, with amino-acid sequence MEILKRNEIRPEALSVVSEDQSIFEPAFGSAQAMHMKGEITSPVQGVFRQGSEESSESTEPDWTATGTSNPTKRAEHINGASRQSPVECSGTRRSRHISSTDGAQLPYQASYPEPRTSPQSATPPSSTTEEKRVIVPADPEVWTQDHVRQWVEWAIKEYSLVDVDVSLFLPLDGKALCKMTKEDMMRMTSIYNTDILISHLNYLRQSSPTFSYPTTPTNTQPQPRLQVKVENSYEEISRRNSWSSSAMPAITKGSPVEQQHNSRITEPPPRLAPDPYQTLSSLSSRLANPGSGQIQLWQFLLELLSDSSNSSIIMWEGTNGEFKMTDPDEVAKRWGERKSKPNMNYDKLSRALRYYYDKNIMTKVHGKRYAYKFDFQGISQAHQNHPTEGNMIKFPQDVSYIQAYHSHQPKVNFVSGHSGPMPMYSGNYFGTPSTSWNSATGVVYPSSPMPRHPGTHSHLNSYY; translated from the exons GAAGCCCTGTCGGTGGTGAGTGAGGACCAGTCCATTTTCGAGCCAGCATTCGGCAGTGCCCAGGCCATGCACATGAAGGGAGAGATCACATCGCCAGTGCAGGGTGTGTTCCGGCAGGGGTCAGAGGAGAGCTCTGAGTCCACCGAGCCTGATTGGACAGCCACAGGGACCTCTAACCCTACAAAGAGAGCTGAACACATCAATGGAGCCAG TCGGCAATCTCCGGTCGAGTGCAGTGGGACAAGACGCAGCCGCCACATTAGCAGCACCGATGGAGCACAGTTGCCCTACCAGGCCTCATACCCGGAGCCACGCACAAGCCCTCAGTCTGCCACGCCACCCAGCAGCACCACTGAAGAGAAGAGGGTGATTGTTCCAGCAG ATCCCGAGGTGTGGACACAGGACCATGTACGACAGTGGGTGGAGTGGGCGATTAAGGAATACAGTCTGGTGGATGTGGACGTGTCCCTGTTCCTCCCACTGGATGGCAAAGCACTCTGTAAGATGACCAAGGAAGACATGATGCGCATGACGTCTATCTATAACACAGACATCCTCATTTCACACCTCAACTACCTCCGGCAAA GTAGTCCTACCTTCTCGTATCCAACCACcccaaccaacacacagccacaaccCAGACTACAGGTTAAAGTGG AAAACAGCTATGAGGAGATCAGCAGAAGAAACAGTTGGTCATCAAGTGCCATGCCAGCAATTACTAAAG GTTCTCCAGTAGAGCAGCAGCACAATAGCAGGATTACAGAACCTCCACCGAGGCTCGCTCCAG ACCCTTACCAAACACTCAGTTCACTCAGCAGCCGACTTGCAAATCCAG GCTCGGGTCAGATCCAGCTTTGGCAGTTCTTGCTGGAGTTGCTCTCCGACAGCTCCAACAGCAGCATCATAATGTGGGAGGGCACCAACGGTGAGTTCAAGATGACCGACCCGGACGAAGTAGCCAAGCGCTGGGGTGAGCGCAAGAGCAAGCCCAACATGAACTACGACAAGCTGAGTCGCGCACTCCGTTACTACTATGACAAGAACATCATGACCAAGGTGCATGGCAAGCGCTATGCCTATAAGTTTGACTTCCAGGGCATCTCCCAAGCACACCAGAACCATCCAACAGAGGGCAACATGATTAAATTTCCGCAGGACGTATCATATATTCAGGCTTACCATAGCCACCAGCCTAAAGTGAACTTCGTGAGCGGACACTCTGGCCCTATGCCCATGTATTCTGGGAACTATTTTGGGACACCTTCCACCTCCTGGAACTCAGCAACTGGGGTGGTGTATCCCAGCTCACCAATGCCCCGTCATCCAGGCACCCACTCGCATTTGAACTCTTATTACTAA
- the zp3d.2 gene encoding zona pellucida sperm-binding protein 3d.2 isoform X3 produces the protein MSLYSVISTAQWNRLSPSEGYTIGHPMYFEAKVPSVAEGERLFVHSCHVNMNSSLFSMPQVIIIDNYGCIIDSKNNSRSRFIESTKNVVRFSVEAFVFQGSLTKHLYMHCEMSVKSEIPTATSKFCTCNQNKNRWEELYGFNTVCSCCSSTCLYSAPIAFNKTISSESWSMTGEEDAGDGDTAIAWENRLSAVPEWQTNESHVFKEMFGLN, from the exons ATGTCCTTATACAGTGTCATTTCAACAG ccCAGTGGAACAGGCTATCCCCCTCTGAGGGTTACACCATCGGTCACCCCATGTACTTTGAAGCCAAGGTTCCCTCTGTCGCAGAAGGTGAAAGGTTGTTTGTGCATTCCTGCCATGTGAACATGAACAGCTCTCTCTTCTCCATGCCACAAGTTATCATCATAGACAACTATGG gtgCATAATTGATAGCAAGAACAATAGTCGGTCAAGATTCATAGAGAGCACGAAGAATGTTGTGAGGTTTTCTGTGGAAGCCTTTGTGTTCCAAGGAAGCCTTACAAAG CATCTGTACATGCATTGTGAAATGTCTGTCAAGAGTGAAATTCCAACAGCAACTTCCAAGTTCTGTACttgtaaccaaaacaaaaacag ATGGGAAGAGCTCTACGGTTTCAACACAGTCTGCTCTTGCTGCAGCTCAACATGTCTCTATAGTGCCCCCATTG CATTCAACAAAACCATCAGTAGCGAGAGCTGGTCCATGACTGGAGAAGAGGATGCTGGGGACGGAGACACTGCGATCGCATGGGAGAATCGCCTGAGTGCAGTGCCAGAATGGCAAACAAATGAGTCACATGTGTTCAAGGAGATGTTTGGGTTGAACTGA
- the zp3d.2 gene encoding zona pellucida sperm-binding protein 3d.2 isoform X1, which produces MRSVYVLIQCHFNRFHYSYKIGFLPYIETQRLFKPMKTKGSITLTPCDAQWNRLSPSEGYTIGHPMYFEAKVPSVAEGERLFVHSCHVNMNSSLFSMPQVIIIDNYGCIIDSKNNSRSRFIESTKNVVRFSVEAFVFQGSLTKHLYMHCEMSVKSEIPTATSKFCTCNQNKNRWEELYGFNTVCSCCSSTCLYSAPIAFNKTISSESWSMTGEEDAGDGDTAIAWENRLSAVPEWQTNESHVFKEMFGLN; this is translated from the exons ATGAGAAGTGTCTATGTCCTTATACAGTGTCATTTCAACAG ATTCCACTACTCTTACAAAATTGGTTTTCTGCCATATATTGAAACACAGCGACTTTTCAAGCCCATGAAAACCAAGGGTAGCATCACACTGACACCATGCGATG ccCAGTGGAACAGGCTATCCCCCTCTGAGGGTTACACCATCGGTCACCCCATGTACTTTGAAGCCAAGGTTCCCTCTGTCGCAGAAGGTGAAAGGTTGTTTGTGCATTCCTGCCATGTGAACATGAACAGCTCTCTCTTCTCCATGCCACAAGTTATCATCATAGACAACTATGG gtgCATAATTGATAGCAAGAACAATAGTCGGTCAAGATTCATAGAGAGCACGAAGAATGTTGTGAGGTTTTCTGTGGAAGCCTTTGTGTTCCAAGGAAGCCTTACAAAG CATCTGTACATGCATTGTGAAATGTCTGTCAAGAGTGAAATTCCAACAGCAACTTCCAAGTTCTGTACttgtaaccaaaacaaaaacag ATGGGAAGAGCTCTACGGTTTCAACACAGTCTGCTCTTGCTGCAGCTCAACATGTCTCTATAGTGCCCCCATTG CATTCAACAAAACCATCAGTAGCGAGAGCTGGTCCATGACTGGAGAAGAGGATGCTGGGGACGGAGACACTGCGATCGCATGGGAGAATCGCCTGAGTGCAGTGCCAGAATGGCAAACAAATGAGTCACATGTGTTCAAGGAGATGTTTGGGTTGAACTGA